The nucleotide sequence TCACGAGTGGATTTCCTGCAGGCTTGCGAAGCTTCGCGGCCGTGATCCTCCCCTTGATGGTACTGACTTTCGTCGTCGCGCCGAAAATCGGCAAAGAGCACGCCGCCGAGGCAGTTCGCGGGCGCATTCCCGAACACCCGCTGTGGCTCGCCACCGCGACCATGACCGCTGTGGGCGCCGTCATGATGCAACTCCTCACCATTTCAACGTCGATCCCGATCGTCGAACTGATTCTCTCCGCCGGCTTCTCGTTCATCCTCTACCTGTGGGCAGATGACCGAGACCGTGCCGCACCGTACTGTCTGGGCCTCGTCATCGGCGCACTCGGCTACGTGATCATCCTCGGCGTCCCGCACGTCTAACCGGGGAACAAGCCGCGCCAGGAGTCATAGCCCGGATCCACGCCTTTGTTCACCGGGCGAGTGAGAATTGAGACAACCGTCCTGTTGCAGGATGCCGCATCTCATGGCCTGCGCGAGCGAAGTTGACTCCTGTCAGCACTGTGACTTGCGACGAGACATGCTCAAACGGAGAACGAGTGCCCAACTTCGCCATGAAGGTGGCCTCCCGTTGCGCAACCCGGAATTTCGTGCCCTCCACCGCACCTCGATAACGTCGGATTCATGGGATGGAGCTTTAAGACAGCCGAAGAACTCCTCGCCGCGCTAAACGCCGGTGCCGTGACGTCCGTGGAACTCACCGACGAAGCCATTGCCCGGATCGAACGCGACGACAAGGTGATCAACGCGATCTGCGTACCGGACTTCGATCGAGCCCGGGCCGCCGCACTTCGTGCCGATCAGGCACGCTCAAGTGGAGAGAACCGGCCGCTTCTCGGCATTCCGGTGACCGTCAAGGAGTGCTACGACGTCGCCGGGCTGCCCACGACCTGGGGCCTGCCGCCGCACCGGGACTACCTTCCCGCAGAGGATGCCGTTCAGGTGGCGCGGCTCAAGGCCGCCGGTGCCGTCATCCTCGGCAAGACCAATGTGCCCCTGGGGCTGCAGGACATCCAGAGCTTCAACGAGATCTACGGCACCACCACGAATCCGTGGGATCCCGATCGGACGGCGGGCGGGTCGTCCGGTGGGTCGGCGGCGGCACTCGCGGCCGGGTTCGGTGCGCTGTCCATCGGCTCCGACCTCGCCGGCTCGCTGCGCACCCCCGCGCACTTCTGCGGCGTCCACGCGCACAAGCCGACACTCGGGCTGACCGCCAACCGTGGCATGGTCGCGCCCACCGAGCCCGCTTTGCCGGTCGATCTCGACCTCGCCGTCGTCGGTCCGATGGCGCGCAGTGCCCGGGATCTCACGCTCCTGCTCGACGTCATGGCCGGGCCGGACCCGCTGACGCGAGGTGTGGCCTACGAGCTGGCGCTGCCGCCCGCCCGCCACGAGAGACTCGGCGACTTCCGGGTCCTGGTCCTCGACGAGCACCCGCTCATCGCGACCGGGGCCGCCGTGCGGGCGGGCGTGCGCCGGGTGGCCGACGCGCTCGTCGACGGCGGTGCCCGCGTCGAACGGCACAGCCCGCTGCTGCCCGATCTGACCGAAGCCGCAACGCTCTACATGCAGTTGCTGATTTCTGGGTCGGTGGCGCGGTTTCCCCTCGACACGGACGAGCAGCTGCGGACCCGCGTCGCCGGGCTGAGCGCGGACGACGAGAACCTCGACGCCGTGCGGCTGCGCGCCCTGCTGTTCAGCCACCGCGACTGGCTCGCGGCGAACCACCGCCGGGAGGTCCACCGCCACGGCTGGCGGCGGCTGTTCACCGAGTTCGACGCCGTCGTGTGCCCGATCACGCCGACGCCCGCGTTCCCGCACGACCACCACCCCAACCCGATGGAACGGCGCATCGCCATCGACGGCGTCGAGTACCCCTACTTCGACCAGTTCGTCTGGGCCGGCCTGGCCACCATGCCCGGCCTGCCCGCCACCGCCATTCCCGCGGGCCGCTCCCCCGAGGGCCTGCCGGTCGGCGTGCAGCTCATCGGGCCGATGTTCGAAGACCGCACCCCGCTGCGGCTGGCCGAACTGCTCGAGCCGGCGACCGGCGGCTTCCGGGCACCGCAGCAGGGCGCCGAAGCCGGGTAGTCAGGACACCCGGCCCGGCCGGTCGCCGGCGGCTGGCACACTCAGGCCGTGCTCCTCGGATACGTCCTCGCGGTGCTGGCCGCCGTCGCCTCGGGTAGTGGCTCCATCCTGGAGTCGGCCGGGGTCCGGCGGGCCGGTGCCTTCGGCGGCTCGCCCCAGGACCTCGTCGCGCTGCGCCGGCAGCCGCTCTACTTCCTCGGCGTGGGGGTGGACCTGCTCGGGTTCGTCTTCGCCGCCGCCGCGCTGCACCGCCTGCCGCTGTTCCTGGTCCAGTCG is from Amycolatopsis mediterranei and encodes:
- a CDS encoding amidase, with the translated sequence MGWSFKTAEELLAALNAGAVTSVELTDEAIARIERDDKVINAICVPDFDRARAAALRADQARSSGENRPLLGIPVTVKECYDVAGLPTTWGLPPHRDYLPAEDAVQVARLKAAGAVILGKTNVPLGLQDIQSFNEIYGTTTNPWDPDRTAGGSSGGSAAALAAGFGALSIGSDLAGSLRTPAHFCGVHAHKPTLGLTANRGMVAPTEPALPVDLDLAVVGPMARSARDLTLLLDVMAGPDPLTRGVAYELALPPARHERLGDFRVLVLDEHPLIATGAAVRAGVRRVADALVDGGARVERHSPLLPDLTEAATLYMQLLISGSVARFPLDTDEQLRTRVAGLSADDENLDAVRLRALLFSHRDWLAANHRREVHRHGWRRLFTEFDAVVCPITPTPAFPHDHHPNPMERRIAIDGVEYPYFDQFVWAGLATMPGLPATAIPAGRSPEGLPVGVQLIGPMFEDRTPLRLAELLEPATGGFRAPQQGAEAG